The Armatimonadota bacterium genome has a window encoding:
- the cmr5 gene encoding type III-B CRISPR module-associated protein Cmr5, which translates to MKTRAQQDMELALKLVQQVAEKYPNQDDKPRKIYGGLCHSFPVLVRTCGLCQALAFLEDKATTEKSEDERADAHRLLLDHIAKIMSKEDRGSLMATVRGGSALDYLHYTRRILSVWIYFKRFAVSILKVKNAQEAQSDAGET; encoded by the coding sequence ATGAAGACCCGCGCCCAGCAAGATATGGAACTCGCGCTAAAACTGGTTCAGCAGGTTGCCGAGAAGTATCCAAACCAAGATGACAAACCGCGCAAAATCTACGGCGGGCTCTGCCACAGCTTCCCGGTTCTCGTTCGTACTTGCGGTCTCTGCCAGGCGTTGGCATTCTTGGAAGACAAGGCGACAACAGAAAAGAGCGAGGACGAGCGCGCCGACGCCCACAGACTCCTCTTGGACCACATCGCAAAGATAATGAGTAAGGAAGATCGCGGATCGCTTATGGCGACCGTGCGCGGAGGCTCTGCGCTCGACTACCTTCACTACACCCGCCGAATTCTCTCCGTCTGGATCTACTTCAAACGATTCGCCGTTTCCATTCTCAAGGTCAAGAACGCGCAGGAGGCACAAAGTGACGCAGGCGAGACGTAG
- the cmr4 gene encoding type III-B CRISPR module RAMP protein Cmr4: MINAKIVYCHALTPVHSGTGQAVAVIDLPIAREKATGFPIIPASSFKGVLRDHFNGESWCDWAFGRAPREGDDKDQGQGGAITFTDLRILCLPVRSFYGTFAYVTCPLILTRMKRDLDALGATAPFSDWPNVQDGNDQMRAALTANSVLKHTDNKVYLEDLDLIPFGTGSDAVAKAIGNAVFDKEIEEADFISRFAIVSNATFDFLSETATEISARVSLETDTKTVKKGQLWYEEAVPAETIFYGLLVQGQPSDQHGLHQLQVNKPIQIGGNATVGRGLCRVVIK, from the coding sequence ATGATTAATGCAAAGATTGTCTACTGCCATGCTTTGACGCCGGTGCATTCGGGCACGGGCCAAGCCGTCGCCGTTATCGACCTGCCCATCGCCCGAGAAAAAGCGACGGGCTTCCCCATCATTCCGGCATCCAGTTTCAAAGGAGTCCTGCGCGACCATTTCAACGGAGAATCTTGGTGCGATTGGGCGTTTGGAAGGGCGCCTAGAGAAGGCGACGACAAAGACCAAGGCCAAGGCGGCGCCATCACCTTTACCGATCTTCGAATCCTGTGCCTGCCGGTCCGAAGCTTCTACGGCACATTCGCCTATGTAACTTGCCCTTTGATCTTGACGCGGATGAAGCGCGACTTAGACGCCTTGGGCGCAACCGCGCCGTTTAGCGACTGGCCGAACGTTCAAGACGGCAACGACCAAATGCGCGCGGCTCTCACTGCCAACTCCGTGCTCAAACACACCGACAACAAAGTCTATCTCGAAGACCTCGACCTGATTCCGTTCGGTACAGGCTCAGACGCGGTAGCAAAAGCAATTGGGAACGCCGTGTTTGACAAAGAGATTGAGGAGGCCGACTTCATCAGTCGATTCGCCATCGTCTCAAACGCGACGTTCGACTTCCTCAGCGAGACGGCGACGGAAATCTCTGCAAGAGTATCGCTCGAAACAGACACCAAGACGGTAAAAAAGGGCCAACTTTGGTACGAGGAGGCCGTACCGGCCGAAACGATCTTCTATGGCTTGCTAGTCCAAGGACAACCTAGCGATCAGCATGGCCTGCATCAGCTCCAAGTCAACAAACCCATCCAAATCGGCGGCAATGCCACGGTCGGGCGCGGCCTCTGCCGGGTGGTGATTAAATGA
- the cmr3 gene encoding type III-B CRISPR module-associated protein Cmr3, which yields MKTVETRAVDPLLFGDGRPFGNEHGALAARSLPVPNPGTLAGFVRTQVGNQAGWDWAADGKEKALQVAVHGPILKRNGQFAFKAPADAVIFKKDGEQEPKVMCLRPKELAPGEGMNLPNGLLPLEVTDNEKPQTDYNFWSHSDMLQWLCHSHGANFLVPEKIVGLPTEERVRIAIENGVAKEGAFFTVERRAFESYDWNGNGHEDWTLVAKVATDQALKGGGNLGGERRLATIQENAEWPAFPQELEEALCNTQNLRLILATPAVFQHGWLPEWVKTGIEGIPVKIVSAAVPRRHSATGWNLVQKEFGPKKVKWMAPAGSVYFLKIENGSALELAKKLWLKPVSDDDQDKRDGYGLALWGVWNYAEGDSND from the coding sequence ATGAAGACAGTTGAGACAAGAGCCGTCGATCCCCTGCTCTTTGGCGACGGACGGCCGTTTGGAAACGAGCACGGCGCCCTGGCCGCCCGGAGCCTGCCTGTGCCCAACCCAGGCACATTGGCCGGTTTCGTCCGAACTCAAGTCGGCAACCAAGCAGGATGGGATTGGGCGGCAGACGGCAAAGAAAAGGCGCTCCAAGTAGCCGTCCACGGACCGATACTGAAGCGAAACGGTCAGTTCGCCTTTAAGGCCCCGGCCGATGCCGTTATCTTCAAAAAGGATGGCGAGCAAGAACCAAAAGTCATGTGCCTGCGCCCAAAGGAACTGGCGCCAGGCGAAGGCATGAACCTGCCCAACGGCCTTCTGCCGCTGGAAGTAACCGACAACGAAAAGCCCCAGACCGACTACAACTTCTGGTCGCACAGCGATATGCTCCAATGGCTCTGTCATTCGCATGGAGCAAACTTCCTTGTTCCAGAAAAGATAGTCGGCCTCCCAACCGAAGAGCGCGTCCGCATCGCGATCGAAAATGGCGTCGCCAAGGAGGGCGCGTTCTTTACGGTCGAGCGCCGCGCGTTCGAATCGTACGATTGGAACGGAAACGGGCACGAGGATTGGACCCTTGTCGCCAAGGTCGCAACAGACCAAGCTCTGAAAGGCGGCGGCAACCTAGGCGGCGAAAGAAGGCTTGCGACCATCCAAGAGAACGCAGAGTGGCCCGCGTTTCCACAAGAATTGGAGGAGGCTCTGTGCAATACCCAGAACCTAAGACTAATACTGGCGACGCCGGCAGTCTTTCAGCACGGCTGGCTGCCAGAGTGGGTAAAGACAGGGATCGAAGGAATCCCAGTCAAAATCGTCTCTGCCGCCGTGCCCCGCCGCCACTCGGCCACAGGTTGGAACTTGGTCCAAAAAGAGTTTGGCCCCAAAAAAGTCAAATGGATGGCGCCGGCCGGCTCCGTCTACTTTCTCAAAATCGAAAACGGAAGCGCGCTCGAACTTGCCAAGAAGCTCTGGCTCAAGCCCGTAAGCGACGATGACCAGGACAAGCGCGACGGCTACGGATTAGCCTTGTGGGGAGTATGGAACTACGCGGAAGGAGATAGCAATGATTAA